A single Ziziphus jujuba cultivar Dongzao chromosome 11, ASM3175591v1 DNA region contains:
- the LOC107415016 gene encoding uncharacterized protein LOC107415016 produces MATQAMFIGISILSLLSYSALSFAKIISPKFPASIIPPEKLSVSRTSSTGNKLYKTKYYTQILDHFNFYPKSYHTFQQRYLVNDTYWGGAKKNAPIFVYTGNEGDIEWFAQNTGFLYETAPRFKALIVFIEHRFYGKSIPFGGNKDVAYSNASTLGYLSSTQALADYATLIIDLKQNLTATESPVVVFGGSYGGMLAAWFRLKYPHVAIGALASSSPILNFENLTSPYAFSNIITQDFRSESENCYKVIKESWQQIEDTAKRPKGLQQLRKSFKICRNYIDADALGGWLSTAYVYTAMTDYPTPSNFLSPLPAYPVKQMCKAIDDPGTGNDTFAKLYGAANVYYNYSGTATCFNLDDDSDPHGLGGWRWQACTEMILPTGANNEESIFPESEWHYNDSASSCKYAFDIEPRRNWITTEFGGYDIQRVLKRFGSNIIFFNGLRDPWSGGGVLKNISSTIVAIVAKEGAHHVDLRFSTKEDPEWLKDVRKQEVNIIQGWISRYYHDLAHLSV; encoded by the exons ATGGCAACCCAGGCCATGTTTATAGGGATTTCTATTCTGAGTCTACTGTCTTATTCTGCTTTGTCATTTGCCAAAATTATATCTCCGAAGTTTCCGGCTTCAATTATCCCTCCAGAAAAACTGTCGGTTTCAAGAACAAGTAGTACTGGAAACAAGCTTTACAAAACCAAGTACTATACCCAGATACTGGATCATTTCAATTTCTATCCAAAAAGCTACCATACATTTCAACAGAGGTATTTGGTAAACGACACCTACTGGGGCGGCGCAAAGAAGAACGCTCCGATCTTTGTATACACCGGCAATGAAGGAGATATCGAATGGTTTGCCCAAAACACTGGATTTTTGTACGAAACGGCACCCCGTTTCAAAGCCCTTATTGTTTTCATCGag CATCGGTTTTATGGCAAGTCTATACCATTTGGGGGCAACAAAGATGTGGCCTATAGCAACGCAAGCACGCTGGGGTACTTGAGCTCCACACAGGCGTTAGCTGATTACGCCACTTTGATAATCGATCTTAAGCAAAACTTAACAGCGACTGAGTCTCCCGTGGTGGTGTTCGGAGGCTCATATGGAGGAA TGCTGGCAGCATGGTTTAGATTGAAGTACCCGCACGTTGCCATTGGGGCTTTGGCGTCTTCTTCTCCAATCCTCAATTTCGAGAATTTAACGTCTCCATATGCCTTTAGCAATATTATCACTCAAGATTTTAGg AGTGAAAGTGAGAATTGTTACAAAGTGATAAAAGAGTCGTGGCAACAGATAGAAGACACAGCAAAACGACCAAAGGGTCTCCAGCAACTCCggaaatcttttaaaatatgcaG GAACTATATAGATGCAGATGCTCTTGGAGGTTGGCTTTCAACTGCTTATGTTTACACGGCCATGACAGATTATCCCACTCCCTCTAACTTTCTCAGTCCCTTGCCAGCTTATCCAGTGAAACAG ATGTGTAAAGCAATTGATGATCCAGGGACCGGTAATGACACATTCGCGAAGTTGTATGGTGCGGCAAACGTCTACTATAACTACAGTGGAACTGCCACGTGTTTCAATCTTGACGATGACTCTGATCCTCATGGCCTCGGAGGATGGAGATGGCAG GCATGTACAGAGATGATATTGCCAACAGGAGCTAACAATGAGGAAAGCATATTTCCAGAGTCAGAGTGGCACTACAACGACAGTGCCTCCTCCTGCAAATATGCATTTGACATCGAGCCAAGGCGCAATTGGATCACTACTGAGTTTGGGGGCTAT GATATCCAAAGGGTTTTGAAAAGGTTTGGGAGCAATATTATCTTCTTTAATGGCTTAAGAGACCCATGGAGTGGTGGAGG GGTACTTAAGAATATATCCAGTACTATAGTTGCAATCGTAGCAAAGGAAG GTGCTCACCATGTAGATCTCAGGTTTTCCACCAAGGAAGATCCAGAATGGCTAAAAGACGTGAGGAAACAGGAGGTGAACATCATTCAAGGGTGGATCTCACGATATTACCATGACTTGGCTCATCTTTCTGTCTAA